CCAGCCGGCCATCGTCGAGTTCGGCGACACCCTGCTCGTGGTCGACGTCCGTGACGCGCGCGACGCGGACGGTCGCACGGTCGAGGGCGTCGTCGAGCGCGACGGTGATCTCGTCGGCGAGCGCCGGCCGGCGAACCACCCGGTGGAGTTCGTGTTGCACGAGGTGATCCGGTCGGTCGTTGACGACGACGAGGTCGGCCGATTCCGGGAGTTTCTTCTCCAACCGACGGGCGAGCGTGAGACCGGCGTAGCCGGCCCCGAGAACGGCGATTCGCATCGCTCATCGTAGGGACCAGTCGGTTAAATGGCTTGAGAATGCGGCTCTTCGGGTTGTCGTTTCGCTCGAAGTGTATTCTCGTTCGTCGGAATCGTCTCGAATTTTGATTAGTCCGCTACAGTAGCGTCCCACACTTGCACGTTACAAACGAGAACCGCAGGCCACACCCTCCCCAGCCGATTCGCTCGCTCCCTTCGGTCACTCGCTCATCCCTCGCGCGAGTCGCGCCTACGGCGCTCCCGCGCGCCACCGCAAGTACAACTCTGACTCGATAGTTCAGAACAGGGCTTCCGATTCGTCGAGCACGCGCGCAGGGCCACCGACTTCCCACGTTCGAGTTTCGACGCCGCAGTCGGCGACGGCGCTCTCGACACGCTCTGCGTGTTCGACCGTGGTGTTGACGTAGACGCTCGCGCCCGTATCGGTCGAGAAGTAGGTCGGAACGCCCGATTCTCGCAACTCGCGTACTGTCTCGAGGATTTCGAGCGTCGCGGGCTGCCAGTAGACCCAGCCGGAGGGACCGGTCATCGTGGTCGCGGCCAGCGAGAGCGAGTCGTGCTCGGCGAGTTCGAAGGTCCGCTCGAAATCACCCTTTCGGAGCGCGTCGCGCATCTCCGCGAGCTGTTCGTGAACGTGTGCGAGACGCGCCTCGAACATGTGGCTCGCCTCGGCCTCGCGGTGGGCCTCCTCGGTTTCCTTGTACGCGGGCACGAGCGCGCTCACGATGCGCAGGTCGTCTTCCAATCCTGTGTCGATGCGCTCGGAGCGACAGTCCGCGTCGTTCAGGCCGGCGTGCAGGTCCGAGAACCCGCCCGTGACGGCGCGTGCGGCCGAGGCCGACCCGCGCCGCGCGATCGTCGAGATCTCGGGCAGCGAGAGGTCGAGACCCGCCGCCGCACAGAGCGCCCGCGCCGCCGCTGCGAAGCCCGACGACGACGAGCCAAAGCCCACGTTCGTCGGGAAGTCGTTCTCGCTGACGAAGCGCACCGGCATGTCGATACCCGCGCGCTCGCGCACGTGTGCGACGACCGCTTCGATGCGCTCGCGGCCCCGGCCGTCGACCGTTTCGCCGTCGACGACGTACTCGTCCCCGGCGAGCGCATCGTCGAACTCCACCGTGGTAGTGGTGCTGCTCGGGGCGGTACAGACGCTGATGGAGTCGTGATACGGAAGCCTGAGTTCGTCGTCGCGCATCCCGTGATACTTCACGAGACCCTGAATCGGGTGTGCGCGCGCGGTGGCTTTCATACCCATGCGGCGAGCGACGTGCGAATAAGCGCTGCGCTCGACGGTTGGTCACGTCTTCGTGTCCGCCACGACTGTCGGCAAGATAAACAGAACGGTCGGCGTGAAAAACCATTAAGGGGGAAGTCTGACTGGGTGCGCTGTGAACCTTCCTTCGCGGAACGACCCCACCGGACGGCTCGCTCTCTTTGCGCTCGCCCTTCTCGGCACGGCGGTCATCGCCAGCGCGCCGTCGCCGGCCGGGCTCTCGATTCGCGGCCAGTACGCCATCGCCACTACCTTCTTCGCGGGCACGCTCTGGGTAAGCGGTGCGCTTCCATTACCCGTGACGGCGCTCTCGATACCCGTTCTACTCACCGCCTTCGGGGTCTACGACGATATCGACCCGGCGCTCACGGGCTTTGCCGACCACCTCATCTTCCTCTTCATCGCGGGCTTCATGATCGCCAACGCCCTCCAGAAGTACAACATCGACCGCCGGATTGCGCTCTGGATGATGGCACGCCTCGGTTCTTCGGCGCGACTCCTGATCCTCGCCATCATGCTCGCCACCGCCTTCCTCTCGATGTGGGTCTCGAACACGGCGACGACGGCCATGATGACGCCCATCGCGCTCGGCGTGCTCGCACAGGTCATCGGCCGTGACGAGATCCAAGAACAAGACGACGCGGCGGCCGAGTTCTCGAACATGCAGATCGCCACCCTCCTGGGAACGGCCTACGGGGCGAGTGTCGGCGGCGTCGGCACGCTCATCGGGACGCCGCCGAACGCGGTGGTCGCCGCCCAGCTCGCGGCGCTGTCGAACTACAGCCTCACCTTCTTCGACTGGCTGCTCGTCGGCATGCCGGTCGTGATCGTCACGCTGCCGATCGTCTGGTACGTCCTCACGTTCGTGCTCTACCCACCGGAAGTCTCGGACGTGAGCGAGGCCAGAGCACAGGCCGAACGGTATCTCGAAGGGGAGGGTGCGCTGAGAACGCGCGGGCGGCGCGTGGCGTGGATCTTCGCGCTCACTGCCGGGCTGTGGGTCGTCGGTGGTCTCGACATCCTCTTCGAGGGTGTGCTCCCGCCGCGCGTGTTCACGACGCTATTTGGTGGTGACGGCCCGACGATATTCGGCGTTTCGGGCCATCAGGGACTGCTGTATTACGTGATGGTCGGGATGTACGCGATTCCGGCGCTCGTGCTCGCCGACACGGTCGAATGGGACGACCTCGTGGACATCGACTGGGGAACGATTCTCCTCTTTGGCGGCGGTATCTCGCTCGCGGATGCGTTCGCCGAGACCGGCGCGACCGAGTGGCTCGCCGACACCATCTTCGGTTCGCTGGCGAACCAGCCCGCCGTCCTCGTCCTCGGCGCCGTCGTCGTGCTCGTGATCTTCCTCACCGAGATGACGAGTAACACCGCGACTTCGACGATCATCGTTCCGCTGCTCATCGGTACGGGTGGCGTGTT
This window of the Halococcus sediminicola genome carries:
- the mvaD gene encoding phosphomevalonate decarboxylase MvaD; protein product: MKATARAHPIQGLVKYHGMRDDELRLPYHDSISVCTAPSSTTTTVEFDDALAGDEYVVDGETVDGRGRERIEAVVAHVRERAGIDMPVRFVSENDFPTNVGFGSSSSGFAAAARALCAAAGLDLSLPEISTIARRGSASAARAVTGGFSDLHAGLNDADCRSERIDTGLEDDLRIVSALVPAYKETEEAHREAEASHMFEARLAHVHEQLAEMRDALRKGDFERTFELAEHDSLSLAATTMTGPSGWVYWQPATLEILETVRELRESGVPTYFSTDTGASVYVNTTVEHAERVESAVADCGVETRTWEVGGPARVLDESEALF
- a CDS encoding SLC13 family permease, coding for MNLPSRNDPTGRLALFALALLGTAVIASAPSPAGLSIRGQYAIATTFFAGTLWVSGALPLPVTALSIPVLLTAFGVYDDIDPALTGFADHLIFLFIAGFMIANALQKYNIDRRIALWMMARLGSSARLLILAIMLATAFLSMWVSNTATTAMMTPIALGVLAQVIGRDEIQEQDDAAAEFSNMQIATLLGTAYGASVGGVGTLIGTPPNAVVAAQLAALSNYSLTFFDWLLVGMPVVIVTLPIVWYVLTFVLYPPEVSDVSEARAQAERYLEGEGALRTRGRRVAWIFALTAGLWVVGGLDILFEGVLPPRVFTTLFGGDGPTIFGVSGHQGLLYYVMVGMYAIPALVLADTVEWDDLVDIDWGTILLFGGGISLADAFAETGATEWLADTIFGSLANQPAVLVLGAVVVLVIFLTEMTSNTATSTIIVPLLIGTGGVFASTFGISPVETGIVLAVGGAIAASFAFALPVATPPNAIVFGSGRMKQSHMLRAGMVLNVLMTAVLTVLIYLLFRFVWPVVLF